The Pseudomonadota bacterium genome segment TTTGCACAATCTTTTTCATCTGGTTTTCTTGGATATAAATGATATTTTTGTGCTTTAATATCTAATTTTTCAATAATACATGATACTGCACTGCCAACAATATGAATGTTGGTTGCATTTTCTATAACCATACTCCAATCAATAATCGAATAATCTGAAATTTTTTCCAATTTTATATTTCGCAAATTGTTAGTGATGGCAATGTCGGCTTTGCCAGAAAAATCACTTCTAAATACATCACTAATAAAATTATATGGTTCATTATCTGACAATCCTAACACATTATAAAATAACTCTTTTTCAGAATTGATGTCTCGTGTCCATTGTGTGTTTCTCCACGTTGTGAAATCAAGGTCAAACATCATATATTTAGATTTCATACAGTCTTTATATGGAACACCCATAATAGAATCAGAAAATCTAAGTGGTATAATGAACGCTCCATCTATATTGTTGAAATTAGGGTCATCATAATTAATGTTAAGTAAGTTTTTATCAATAAAAGTAATGTAATCAAAATGCTTGCTAAGGGTCAAAAACTGAGGAAGAACTGGCCATAATATCCTATACCCCATTTTATAATGCATACGAGCAATTGGTTCACAAAATAAAATATCTCCAATTCCTTGAAATTGATTTATAATGCACGTTCTATGGGGATTAAGAAGTGCCATTTTTTTTTGATATTGAAGTTGATCGTAAGTTAGTTTGCTGGGAAGCAATTTAATTGGTGCTACTGCCGTTGCTGTTGTTACTGTTGTTACTCTTTTTATCTTGCTTCCCATGTTTTTTCCTGTGCTTGGGGGGATTGGAACCTTCTTGACTGTTGTTAAAATCCTTTTTCTTGGCAAAGGAATGCCATGTGTTCTCTCTATTTCCTCAGGAGTTAGTCCCTTGCTTCTCAAAAAAGAGGTAGTTTTAGAACGTGTGCTTTTACGCCTTGATACTCTCATTGTGGTCTAGGTTCCTCAGTGGTTCCTCGCACGTCTCTGGCCGCAGCGGTTAGTGGCTCATTACCAGTTGGAATTACGCTCGATTTTTTCTCCCCCATAGCACCACTATCCTCTGCACGGATTTTGCTCAAATACATTTCTATATTTTGTGACCACTGGCTAACAACTGTAGGGTCTACTCCTAAAAGAGCATGTAAACCTTTAGAATCGTTGCAAAGTTCCTTAAATGACTCCCAGAAATCTTTACAACCGGGTTTAGCAAACGTCAGACCCTTGCGAACCACCTTCATGGCATATTGCTCATCATTGTTCTGTTGCTCATGAATATTGTTCCAAACTTCTAAGAATGACTGCATTATTTCTCCTGATCTTCTGATTTTTTCCTTTTGCAAAATGGGTTGCGAAGTCTGCTTTTGTCCCATTTTTTGCCTTGAGTATATTTACTAGGAAATCCCAAGGGCTCATTTGTCAACAAGGCTGTTCTAACCTCGCCAGTATCTTCAAGCCACTTTTTGAATGATGACGTTACCACCATTGGTTATCCTTCTTTCCAAAATAGTTGCCCTTTTTTGCAATTCCTTAATGTTGGCTTTTATGTGATCTAAAATCAGTTCTGGACTATTAACAGGACGTATTACCATTGGTTTTTCCTTGATATCAATTGCCATTGCTTGATTTTCTCCGATTTTTTATTTTCTCTGAGTAATATAGGTATATATAGATAAGGAATATAAAAAATGACACCTAATGACAAAGCACTATCTCAGAAATTCGACCAAGTTTCTTCAGAACTCCGTGGGCTTATGAATACGCTTACTCGGATTGATGAACGGGTAGAAATTTTTATTGACCAACAAGAACAAATAGCTGGTAAATTAGACGAACATATTTCAAATTGCCCAGTTAAGTGCCAAATGCCAGAATATTTGAGTAGATTGTCTGTCTTAGAAAAAACGACAGTTACCAAGAATGGTGGATATGTAAGTAAAGAAGATTTTAATAATCATTGTGAAGGGCTAAAAAAAGAGATAGCAGAGATGCGAGAAGCTAATAAAGAAATGGAATTAGCCACACAAAAACAACAGATCACAACAGAAAAACAAGAAAACCACTGGAAAACAATTGGCACATTTATTTTTCATTTAATTAGCTATATTGCAGGCGTAGTCGCAGCAGCTTACATTCTTCATTTCTTAGCCATAAAAGCAGCGTCACCCTAGTAATTAACCCACAAACAATCTATTGTGAGCTTAACATTTGTTTTCTTTTTAATGCATTTCCAGCCTTTGTCCGCATGATAAAGGCGTCGATACAATAAAGAAGGCAACCCACAAATCATTACTTTCCCTCGAAATTGGTTGAGCACCTCCGACAGTGCAATATGCTCATCAGTAGATAACTTGTTTTCATTCACATCTACTGATTCTGACAATGGAGGCGGATCAACGAATGTAAACATATCTTTATCGTCATAAGCCAGTAAGGTTTCTATGGGAGATTTGTTAAAAATATGTACATTTTGTAGACGATCTGCAATTTTGGGCAGTTCTGTTAAAATAGAATCCCAAGAATCATCTTCTGCAAATGTTTTTTTGGCACTATTTTTACTCATTCTTCTCAAAATGAATTCATTTACAGCAACGTCCAGGTAATCCTTATTAGGTGATTTTTTCAAAACTTTGTTAAAAGTATTGATGCAATATTTTGTTCGTTTTAATCTGCTGAGAAACATCCCTGGTTCGTCTCTTAGTGCTTTATAAATACAAATAATGCCATCATCACTATCGTTGATAGATTCATCTACTGATCGCTCTTTATTAAAGAACACACCACCAGCCTGTACATAAGGCTCTATGTAACTCATTTGCATATAATTGGGTGGAAAGTTTTGAGTGATCCATGATGCAAGATGATACTTTCCTTTGCTTTTCACAAGTGGTCTAATGCTCATTATGCTCCGTTGTTTTGTATATTTGTTCGTCACACTTGGTGCATTTTATTTCTGATTCGCCATAACCAGCCGATGCCCCAGGCCAAAACCAACCCCGCTTTAGTTTTGTGTAACACCTAACACATATTGGTTTGATGACTCCAGAATCCAGATAATAATAACAATCTCTTTGAATATTCATAAACCAAATCTCTATCTAATATTAGTAAGAAAAGGAAAAAATTTATGGCCTGTTCCAAAGTTAAAAACTTATCTCAACAAACCTTGTTGGGAATG includes the following:
- a CDS encoding DNA adenine methylase — encoded protein: MSIRPLVKSKGKYHLASWITQNFPPNYMQMSYIEPYVQAGGVFFNKERSVDESINDSDDGIICIYKALRDEPGMFLSRLKRTKYCINTFNKVLKKSPNKDYLDVAVNEFILRRMSKNSAKKTFAEDDSWDSILTELPKIADRLQNVHIFNKSPIETLLAYDDKDMFTFVDPPPLSESVDVNENKLSTDEHIALSEVLNQFRGKVMICGLPSLLYRRLYHADKGWKCIKKKTNVKLTIDCLWVNY